In Dama dama isolate Ldn47 chromosome 9, ASM3311817v1, whole genome shotgun sequence, the following proteins share a genomic window:
- the LOC133061238 gene encoding olfactory receptor 7G1-like has protein sequence MEPRNHTDVSEFHLMRLSEDPELKTIFFSLFLSMYLVTVLGNLLILLAVISDPHLHTPMYFFLSHLSFTDICLSTTMIPKILVNIQAQSQSITFTGCITQICFALTFVLWENFLLLVMAYDRYVAICHPLRYTVIMNPCLCVQLILLSLFISIADALLHGLMVLRLSFCTDLEIPLFFCEVVQVIKLACSDTLINNILIYLAAGVFGGIPLFGIIFSYIQIVSSILRMPSSSRKYKAFSTCGSHLSVVSLFYGTAFGVYISSAVTDSSRKIAVASLMYTVVTPMMNPFIYSLRNKDMKGALRKLFGRISLL, from the coding sequence ATGGAACCCAGAAACCACACAGATGTTTCAGAATTCCATCTTATGAGACTGTCAGAGGACCCAGAACTGAAGACCATCTTCTTCAGCCTGTTCCTGTCCATGTACCTGGTCACTGTCCTGGGAAACCTGCTCATCCTCCTGGCTGTCATCTCtgacccccacctccacacccccatgtacttcttcctctcccatcTCTCCTTTACAGACATCTGTTTAAGCACCACCATGATCCCAAAGATCCTAGTGAACATCCAAGCACAGAGTCAGAGCATCACTTTTACAGGCTGCATCACCCAGATCTGCTTTGCCCTGACTTTTGTTTTGTGGGAAAATTTTCTCCTTTTAgtaatggcctatgaccgctatgtggctaTTTGTCACCCACTGAGATACACAGTCATCATGAACCCTTGCCTCTGTGTTCAGCTGATTCTACTCTCCTTGTTCATCAGCATTGCGGACGCCTTGCTCCACGGTCTGATGGTGTTGCGACTGTCCTTCTGCACAGACCTGGAAATCCCCCTCTTCTTCTGTGAAGTTGTTCAGGTCATCAAACTTGCCTGTTCTGACACCCTCATCAATAACATCCTGATATATTTAGCAGCTGGTGTATTTGGTGGCATTCCTCTTTTTGGAATCATTTTCTCTTATATTCAAAttgtttcttccattctgagaatGCCATCATCAAGCAGAAAGTACAAAGCTTTTTCCACTTGTGGGTCTcacctctcagtcgtgtccttgTTCTATGGGACAGCTTTTGGGGTGTATATTAGTTCTGCAGTTACTGACTCTTCTAGGAAGATTGCAGTGGCTTCGTTGATGTACACTGTGGTCACTCCCATGatgaaccccttcatctacagcctgaggaacaaAGACATGAAGGGAGCCTTGAGGAAGCTCTTTGGAAGAATATCTTTACTGTGA
- the LOC133062748 gene encoding olfactory receptor 7G1-like → MESRNHTDVSEFLLMRLTEDPELKTIFFSLFLSMYLVTVLGNLLIILAVTYDSHLHTPMYFFLSSLSFTDICLSTTMIPKILVNVQTQNQSITYTGCITQICFVLIFVSCENFLLGAMPYDRYVAICHPLRYTVIMNPHLCAVLILISLSISIVDALLHSLMVLRLSFCTDLEISLFFCEAVQVIKLACSDTLINNIVLYFAVSILGGIPLSGILFSYTQIISSILRMPSSGRKYKAFSTCGSHLSVVTLLYGTGFGLYICSAISESSGKTAVTSLMYTAVTPMMNPFIYSLRNRDMKGALRKLIDDVLSFLRCVIEFEIRLLE, encoded by the coding sequence ATGGAATCCAGAAATCACACAGATGTTTCAGAATTCCTTCTCATGAGACTGACAGAGGACCCAGAACTGAAGACCATTTTCTTCAGCCTGTTCCTGTCCATGTACCTGGTCACTGTCCTGGGAAACCTGCTCATCATCCTGGCTGTCACCTAtgactcccacctccacacccccatgtacttcttcctctccagtcTGTCCTTTACTGATATCTGTTTAAGCACCACCATGATCCCAAAGATTCTAGTGAATGTCCAGACACAGAATCAGAGCATCACTTACACAGGCTGCATCACCCAGATCTGCTTCGTCCTGATTTTTGTTAGCTGTGAAAATTTCCTCCTTGGAGCAATGCCCTacgaccgctatgtggccatttgTCACCCCCTGAGATACACTGTCATCATGAACCCCCACCTCTGTGCTGTGCTGATTCTCATCTCATTATCCATCAGCATTGTGGATGCCCTGCTCCACAGTCTGATGGTATTGCGACTGTCCTTCTGCACAGACTTGGAAATCTCCCTCTTCTTCTGTGAAGCTGTTCAGGTCATCAAGCTTGCCTGCTCTGACACCCTCATTAATAATATTGTTCTGTATTTTGCAGTTAGCATATTAGGTGGCATTCCTCTTTCTGGAATCCTTTTCTCTTATACTCAAATTATTTCCTCTATTTTGAGGATGCCATCATCAGGCAGAAAGTATAAAGCTTTTTCTACCTGTGGGTCTCACCTCTCAGTTGTTACCTTGCTCTATGGAACAGGTTTTGGACTGTATATTTGTTCAGCCATTTCTGAATCCTCTGGGAAAACTGCAGTGACTTCATTGATGTACACTGCGGTCACTCCCATGATGAACCCCTTCATCTATAGCCTGAGGAACAGAgacatgaaaggagctttgagAAAACTCATTGATGACGTCCTTTCTTTTCTCCGATGTGTCATTGAATTTGAGATAAGGCTACTAGAATAA